From the Sebastes umbrosus isolate fSebUmb1 chromosome 2, fSebUmb1.pri, whole genome shotgun sequence genome, one window contains:
- the foxr1 gene encoding forkhead box protein R1 isoform X2 produces the protein MTLQLKTKARLFNLHCSVGLTDWDMDKELKLATTTDQFYHDDKLNDQYVVQRPSARASRRKDEFIWYDKTSDTFVKPNLWLLVNPNIACPIQYGENTADLQTHYEPTEEIQTPVLNPAETQRQPTTEHRMSAPHGAPLKEELLHSSEYKGSLRQQEAAEIKKEEASCRPAKNRRKGRTPKARDSKTLKPGCWPRPPVNYCILIALALKSSHTGGLKVQQIYNFTREHFPFFQTAPDGWKNTIRHNLCFNNSFRKTCNQLCRDGKRKSCFWHLTLDGHRRLKDEIRTLSAESFKQLERSMSRPGDDTLI, from the exons ATGACCTTACAGCTCAAAACCAAAGCCCGACTCTTCAACCTGCACTGCTCTGTGGGCCTGACGGACTGGGACATGGACAAGGAGCTGAAACTGGCGACAACCACGGACCAGTTTTACCATG ATGACAAACTGAATGATCAATACGTGGTCCAGAGGCCTTCTGCAAGAGCCTCGAGAAGAAAAGATGAATTCATTTGGTACGATAAAACGTCag ACACCTTTGTGAAGCCAAACCTGTGGCTGTTGGTGAATCCCAACATCGCCTGCCCGATCCAGTACGGAGAAAATACAGCAGATCTGCAGACTCACTATGAACCTACTGAGGAAATCCAAACACCTGTACTGAACCCTGCAGAGACCCAACGTCAGCCCACCACAGAGCACCGCATGTCGGCTCCCCACGGTGCTCCTCTcaaggaggagctgctgcactCCTCTGAGTACAAG GGCAGCTTGAGACAGCAGGAAGCTGCAGAG ATCAAGAAGGAAGAGGCCTCCTGTCGACCAGCCAAGAACAGACGCAAGGGAAGAACCCCGAAGGCCAGG GACAGTAAGACCCTGAAGCCAGGATGCTGGCCTCGTCCACCTGTGAACTACTGCATCCTCATCGCCTTGGCGCTCAAGAGCAGCCACACTGGGGGCCTCAAAGTCCAGCAGATTTACAACTTCACCAG AGAGCACTTCCCCTTCTTCCAGACGGCTCCAGACGGCTGGAAGAACACCATCCGACACAACCTGTGCTTCAACAACAGCTTCCGCAAAACCTGCAACCAGCTGTGCAGAGATGGCAAGAGGAAGTCGTGTTTTTGGCACCTGACCCTGGACGGCCATCGCCGGCTAAAGGACGAGATCCGCACACTGTCGGCAGAATCTTTCAAGCAGCTGGAGAGGAGCATGTCCCGCCCAGGTGATGACACATTAATCTGA
- the foxr1 gene encoding forkhead box protein R1 isoform X1, whose amino-acid sequence MTLQLKTKARLFNLHCSVGLTDWDMDKELKLATTTDQFYHDDKLNDQYVVQRPSARASRRKDEFIWYDKTSDTFVKPNLWLLVNPNIACPIQYGENTADLQTHYEPTEEIQTPVLNPAETQRQPTTEHRMSAPHGAPLKEELLHSSEYKGSLRQQEAAEIKKEEASCRPAKNRRKGRTPKARDSKTLKPGCWPRPPVNYCILIALALKSSHTGGLKVQQIYNFTREHFPFFQTAPDGWKNTIRHNLCFNNSFRKTCNQLCRDGKRKSCFWHLTLDGHRRLKDEIRTLSAESFKQLERSMSRPDVIQSLFAL is encoded by the exons ATGACCTTACAGCTCAAAACCAAAGCCCGACTCTTCAACCTGCACTGCTCTGTGGGCCTGACGGACTGGGACATGGACAAGGAGCTGAAACTGGCGACAACCACGGACCAGTTTTACCATG ATGACAAACTGAATGATCAATACGTGGTCCAGAGGCCTTCTGCAAGAGCCTCGAGAAGAAAAGATGAATTCATTTGGTACGATAAAACGTCag ACACCTTTGTGAAGCCAAACCTGTGGCTGTTGGTGAATCCCAACATCGCCTGCCCGATCCAGTACGGAGAAAATACAGCAGATCTGCAGACTCACTATGAACCTACTGAGGAAATCCAAACACCTGTACTGAACCCTGCAGAGACCCAACGTCAGCCCACCACAGAGCACCGCATGTCGGCTCCCCACGGTGCTCCTCTcaaggaggagctgctgcactCCTCTGAGTACAAG GGCAGCTTGAGACAGCAGGAAGCTGCAGAG ATCAAGAAGGAAGAGGCCTCCTGTCGACCAGCCAAGAACAGACGCAAGGGAAGAACCCCGAAGGCCAGG GACAGTAAGACCCTGAAGCCAGGATGCTGGCCTCGTCCACCTGTGAACTACTGCATCCTCATCGCCTTGGCGCTCAAGAGCAGCCACACTGGGGGCCTCAAAGTCCAGCAGATTTACAACTTCACCAG AGAGCACTTCCCCTTCTTCCAGACGGCTCCAGACGGCTGGAAGAACACCATCCGACACAACCTGTGCTTCAACAACAGCTTCCGCAAAACCTGCAACCAGCTGTGCAGAGATGGCAAGAGGAAGTCGTGTTTTTGGCACCTGACCCTGGACGGCCATCGCCGGCTAAAGGACGAGATCCGCACACTGTCGGCAGAATCTTTCAAGCAGCTGGAGAGGAGCATGTCCCGCCCAG aTGTAATTCAGAGTTTATTTGCACTGTGA
- the foxr1 gene encoding forkhead box protein R1 isoform X3, whose product MTLQLKTKARLFNLHCSVGLTDWDMDKELKLATTTDQFYHDDKLNDQYVVQRPSARASRRKDEFIWYDKTSDTFVKPNLWLLVNPNIACPIQYGENTADLQTHYEPTEEIQTPVLNPAETQRQPTTEHRMSAPHGAPLKEELLHSSEYKIKKEEASCRPAKNRRKGRTPKARDSKTLKPGCWPRPPVNYCILIALALKSSHTGGLKVQQIYNFTREHFPFFQTAPDGWKNTIRHNLCFNNSFRKTCNQLCRDGKRKSCFWHLTLDGHRRLKDEIRTLSAESFKQLERSMSRPDVIQSLFAL is encoded by the exons ATGACCTTACAGCTCAAAACCAAAGCCCGACTCTTCAACCTGCACTGCTCTGTGGGCCTGACGGACTGGGACATGGACAAGGAGCTGAAACTGGCGACAACCACGGACCAGTTTTACCATG ATGACAAACTGAATGATCAATACGTGGTCCAGAGGCCTTCTGCAAGAGCCTCGAGAAGAAAAGATGAATTCATTTGGTACGATAAAACGTCag ACACCTTTGTGAAGCCAAACCTGTGGCTGTTGGTGAATCCCAACATCGCCTGCCCGATCCAGTACGGAGAAAATACAGCAGATCTGCAGACTCACTATGAACCTACTGAGGAAATCCAAACACCTGTACTGAACCCTGCAGAGACCCAACGTCAGCCCACCACAGAGCACCGCATGTCGGCTCCCCACGGTGCTCCTCTcaaggaggagctgctgcactCCTCTGAGTACAAG ATCAAGAAGGAAGAGGCCTCCTGTCGACCAGCCAAGAACAGACGCAAGGGAAGAACCCCGAAGGCCAGG GACAGTAAGACCCTGAAGCCAGGATGCTGGCCTCGTCCACCTGTGAACTACTGCATCCTCATCGCCTTGGCGCTCAAGAGCAGCCACACTGGGGGCCTCAAAGTCCAGCAGATTTACAACTTCACCAG AGAGCACTTCCCCTTCTTCCAGACGGCTCCAGACGGCTGGAAGAACACCATCCGACACAACCTGTGCTTCAACAACAGCTTCCGCAAAACCTGCAACCAGCTGTGCAGAGATGGCAAGAGGAAGTCGTGTTTTTGGCACCTGACCCTGGACGGCCATCGCCGGCTAAAGGACGAGATCCGCACACTGTCGGCAGAATCTTTCAAGCAGCTGGAGAGGAGCATGTCCCGCCCAG aTGTAATTCAGAGTTTATTTGCACTGTGA
- the foxr1 gene encoding forkhead box protein R1 isoform X4 codes for MINTWSRGLLQEPREEKMNSFDTFVKPNLWLLVNPNIACPIQYGENTADLQTHYEPTEEIQTPVLNPAETQRQPTTEHRMSAPHGAPLKEELLHSSEYKGSLRQQEAAEIKKEEASCRPAKNRRKGRTPKARDSKTLKPGCWPRPPVNYCILIALALKSSHTGGLKVQQIYNFTREHFPFFQTAPDGWKNTIRHNLCFNNSFRKTCNQLCRDGKRKSCFWHLTLDGHRRLKDEIRTLSAESFKQLERSMSRPDVIQSLFAL; via the exons ATGATCAATACGTGGTCCAGAGGCCTTCTGCAAGAGCCTCGAGAAGAAAAGATGAATTCATTTG ACACCTTTGTGAAGCCAAACCTGTGGCTGTTGGTGAATCCCAACATCGCCTGCCCGATCCAGTACGGAGAAAATACAGCAGATCTGCAGACTCACTATGAACCTACTGAGGAAATCCAAACACCTGTACTGAACCCTGCAGAGACCCAACGTCAGCCCACCACAGAGCACCGCATGTCGGCTCCCCACGGTGCTCCTCTcaaggaggagctgctgcactCCTCTGAGTACAAG GGCAGCTTGAGACAGCAGGAAGCTGCAGAG ATCAAGAAGGAAGAGGCCTCCTGTCGACCAGCCAAGAACAGACGCAAGGGAAGAACCCCGAAGGCCAGG GACAGTAAGACCCTGAAGCCAGGATGCTGGCCTCGTCCACCTGTGAACTACTGCATCCTCATCGCCTTGGCGCTCAAGAGCAGCCACACTGGGGGCCTCAAAGTCCAGCAGATTTACAACTTCACCAG AGAGCACTTCCCCTTCTTCCAGACGGCTCCAGACGGCTGGAAGAACACCATCCGACACAACCTGTGCTTCAACAACAGCTTCCGCAAAACCTGCAACCAGCTGTGCAGAGATGGCAAGAGGAAGTCGTGTTTTTGGCACCTGACCCTGGACGGCCATCGCCGGCTAAAGGACGAGATCCGCACACTGTCGGCAGAATCTTTCAAGCAGCTGGAGAGGAGCATGTCCCGCCCAG aTGTAATTCAGAGTTTATTTGCACTGTGA